aaaatttgttttcttgaaaACCATGACTTTTTACAAAAACTAACTTGTTATCCATGTAAAACAAATTatgttatatgaaaaaaaaaaaattcacaaatagCTGGTGCTGCATTCGAACAACCAAAACGACATCATACAAAACAAATCGGTTTAGCCAAAGGAGCTACAAATACTTCAACAtctatgtttatatatatatatataaagattttattaattttttataagaaaagtaaacaaatatatgtatgtgttgtaaccaattataaatagttatctTATActacaagattttgatttttcatgtacacttttcaattttatctttaatcgttattttaaaataaaatagttaaatttctatttttactttttaaataaataactgttaatttaaatttaattatttttcaaagctatttattttaagaaaagctgtcaaattaaaaaaaaaggttaattttgatGTGAGAATGAATTTTTTCATTaccttaaattttaattattttaatctcaaaactttaaaatttgatatataatatttttaatttaataatattaatttcttttcatgttttaaatgatTTGAAATGTTGGAACgatatataatttcaatattaatacaaaacaatatttaacaagatcaaaatatttaaaatttttgaaaagtataaattttaatttctcatcatactaaaaatcatatttaactcatttaaaaaaaatacaaaatatgatttaaatatgaaaaattaattatcacaagaataaaataaaaagaaaatgtaaaaaaaggGAAATCCTTTATAATGATgatacaaataattataaataagtttttaattttattataaattatttttatttattttatagttaatttattattataaataattattttagttttaaaaaatatacttaaattagaaaaaaaacttaaagaacagaattaatatatatatatatatatatatatatgtcattctatctctgattttctttttcctccctCTTCGCCCTACCACGCCTTCTCTCTATATCTCTAAACTTCCTCTATCTTCTTTAATCTTCCAAAAATTTCCcctttttccctttctcttCTATTCGTATTTTTCTGAAGTCAATTGTTTTCGCCTCGGGTGAGTTTATCACTTTTCTTTATGTTTGTTGTTCTGTTTCTGTAGAAGTTTGTTTCAATTAGGTTTTGGAACTGCCAAGTTCTGTCACTGCCGGTTTCTTTGTCGTTCAGTTTTTCTTCCCTTATGGCTTAGCGCTGCTTGctgaatttcttttaatcttaaatGATTAACTTGTATTCTAAAGAAGTAGCGTCCATGTGTTTgctcaaatgtttttcttctccattgtttttattcaatatgttttttcttttatttatgacTTGctgtttttcatttcattatcttggtTGGTTTATTTGGTTCCCAATGATAACCAGTCCGCATGTTTCTATCTGCTGATTTGTTTTGTTGATAAATGTAGGCAACAATATAGGAATAATGGCTAGGGTTTTGGCTCAGTCTATTGGTATGCCTGGCCTACTGAGCGGGCAGAGGCATGGGCAGCACAAGGCATCAGGAAAATCACGAAGATCTGTCAAAATGATGTCTAACTTACGAATGCCTGCATCAAGGATGTCGAGTTTCTCTGGACTGCGTACTTTGAACACTTTGGATCTTCTTTCGAGACCTCGACAAAATTTTCCTTCTAAGATGTTGACTTCAACTTCTTCCCGTCGTGAAAGGGCTAAAAGATGCGTACCTAAAGCCATGTTTGAGCGCTTCACGGAGAAAGCAATCAAAGTAATTATGCTAGCCCAGGAGGAAGCCAGACGTCTGGGACATAATTTTGTTGGAACTGAACAACTTTTATTGGGTCTTATTGGGGAAGGCACTGGCATTGCTGCCAAGGTGCTGAAGTCAATGGGAATGAACCTGAAGGATACTCGTGTGGAAGTGGAAAAGATAATTGGAAGGGGTAGTGGATTTGTTGCAGTTGAGATTCCATTTACTCCCCGTGCAAAGCGTGTTTTGGAGCTCTCACTGGAAGAAGCTCGCCAACTTGGTAATTGCGGTTTTTCCCTTTgattattattacttaatagcaataaaattatttgtattgcctagagttttcttcttttttccaaTCTGTTTATTTATCTCTAGTTTTCCATTGTTTCGTTTGccgtttattttattaaagaagaTAGAAGTGATTTGATACGGTTATATTTATTCCTGTGCCTTTATCAGTGGAGTCAactacattttaattatttataataaaagaacaaaCTTAGAAATGCCCAATCATAGAGCGTTTTACAAAGAGAAGGAAAGGATCCTGAACTAGATTCAGTTTTGAATGGGCTCCAATCTGCAATTTAGCTCATTCCTTGAAATTTTTAGGTCACAATTATATTGGATCTGAGCACTTGCTTCTTGGTCTTCTTCGAGAGGGTGAGGGTGTAGCAGCACGTGTTCTCGAAAATTTGGGTGCTGACCCAAATAATATTCGTGCTCAGGTTAGTATtgtatcataatttatttttaacttatttatattgGGTATGGAATAcgtttttatcttaatttgtgTGTAAAATCATTCTTGTATTCTCACTGTATGTTACAGGTTATCCGCATGGTTGGTGAGGGTGCTGACAGTGTTGGTGCTACTGTTGGCCCTGGAAGTGGTAATAGCAATAAGATGCCAACTTTGGAGGAGTATGGCACCAATCTGACCAAGCTAGCCGAAGAGGTAATTGCCAGTTCCTAGTTTTCTTCATGCCAATGTAAGATCAGCTTTCATTCTGTGTTATGGTATGATTATTTCTTACTGATCTCTCCCTCTCAAAACCTAAATTATAGGGAAAATTGGATCCTGTTGTGGGTAGGCAGCAACAAATTGAGCGTGTCACTCAAATTTTGGGTCGCCGTACCAAAAATAATCCTTGTCTTATTGGAGAACCTGGGGTTGGGAAGACCGCTATTGCTGAAGGGCTTGCCCAAAGGATTGCAAATGGTGATGTTCCTGAAACCATAGAGGGAAAGAAGGTTAGTAGTAATTATTTGATCCCTATGATCTATAAAATCTTGTTTGTGATTCAGTAGATTTACTATTTCATTTTCAATGCTATACTGTTGTAAAGTATATCAACATGTTTATTGTGCTGAGTCTATGTAAAGTGGTTCATCCTAAAACAATGTcttatttctttacttttttatttcgAGTATTTCACATGTTAACTGCTGAAGACTTTTCTTACTTCTATATAGTCTTATTCGATGCCTCAGTTTTTATCATTCATTGTTGACTAATGTTCTTGGATTTTGGCTGTTTAAATACTTCTGGGAGTTCTGAATGATATGAAACCTTTGGTATGCATGATTTAGGTTATAACCCTTGATATGGGTCTACTGGTAGCTGGAACTAAATATCGTGGAGAATTTGAGGAGAGATTGAAGAAACTAATGGAGGAAATCAAACAAAGTGATGagataatactttttattgatGAAGTACACACTCTAATTGGAGCTGGAGCAGCTGAGGGGGCAATTGATGCTGCCAACATACTAAAACCTGCTCTTGCCAGAGGTGAACTACAGGTAATATTTTCGCATCATGTTCaaaatgtattttgatttgatttagacttcaaaaacaatttatgtaatttgttaAGGAGGGGTGTGAATGAGTCTGTGTTTCCGTTATTTTTATTGAagcaaaaaaatacaaagagaaaaaggaataCTTGTTCTCTTCTGTGTTGCTACCTGCTGGtcaataatcatatatttaggCTATTTTTGCAAATATGTTTTAGAGAAAAGAATACCTGGTGTATGTATTGCCATTTTGATTTTGACATCAAAATGAATTTCTGTAATTTGTTTAGGGGGTGAGACAAACAATCGAGTTTGTGTTACCATTGAAACATAAATACTAAAGGATAAAATGACTTGTTTTATTCTGTGTTGCCAACTTACTTGTCAATAATCATACATTTAGGCTATATTTGCAAGTCTATGTTTTAGATACAGGAATACCTAGTCTTTTGGTTGTTcagtatttttgttttaaattgtaaatagTTAAAAACTGACTGTATCTAACAGATCTGGTAAGTTCAGATATCAATTAGCAATTCTGATAAATGATCATTTGCTTTTGGCGTGTTAGTTGAATTAAATAATGTGGACTTCTAATATTTAGTATTGGAatcttatcttaaaaaaaaatccttttgcTGGGTCAGCAGCTCAATTTTGGTTAAATCGTATAAGAATTAAGCATAATATTGTATTTGTAGACTGTTGTGAAATTTGAAGGCACCTGGTTGTGCTTATACTAAACTTACTGTCACTTAGTGGAACTTGGAACTATTGTAAGGAAGTGTGTGAAAATTTTTGTGCAGTGTATTGGAGCCACAACGCTGGATGAATATAGGAAGCACATTGAAAAGGACCCAGCACTGGAGAGGCGATTCCAGCCAGTTAAGGTGCCGGAACCTACAGTTGATGAAACCATACAGATACTGAAAGGGCTTAGGGAACGCTATGAGATTCATCACAAGCTCCAATATACAGATGATGCACTTGTAGCTGCTGCCCAGCTGTCACACCAGTATATTAGGTTTGtcatattagtttttttttattcattttatctttttggttGCGCTGGAAcagatatgttttttttattagatcactggaaaattttcatatttatatcaATCTTTCTAATCTATATTAGTTTATCTCTTTAAAATGTATtacaacatttatatttatatttaaatgtatgttGGAATGAATTTACTAAAATCCTTCTTATATCTCGAATGTTAAGTATCATCTagcttttataaataattgaatctCTTGCAGTGATCGATTTCTGCCCGACAAAGCTATAGATTTAATTGATGAAGCAGGTTCCCGGGTTCGGCTTCAACACGCACAGGTATATTGTTCATCTACCTGTCTCGTAACCAGGAGTTCTTTTGTCTGTTACAGATCTAATTTTGCTAATTTTGCATCTGTCTAGTTACCTGAAGAAGCGAGAGAGCTTGACAAGGAGGTCAGACAGATTGtgaaagataaagaagaagCTGTTCGCAATCAAGACTTTGAAAAGGTAATATACTTTTACCCCAGATTTgacttctaaaattttatagtcAACTAACAAATCCAACGcgataatgttatttttagtattttaaagttgttttacCTTAAGTAAACTTCGAAtgcatttgtttgtttttttttcaactgaACTTGATTATATCTCTGCAAATTATTGTGTGTTATTGTACTGatgatttatgaattttgtAATAGGCTGGAGAGCTACGAGATAAAGAAATGGATCTGAAGACCCAGATATCATCACTTATAGAAAAAGGCAAGGAGATGAGCAAGGCAGAAAGTGAGGCAGGAGATGGAGGTCCCATGGTGACCGAAGTTGACATACAACATATTGTCTCCTCTTGGACTGGTATCCCGGTAGAGAAAGTTTCAACTGATGAATCTGATCGCCTCCTTAAGATGGAAGAGACTTTACACACACGAGTCATAGGTCAGGATGAAGCAGTAAAAGCAATTAGCCGGGCCATTCGCCGAGCTAGGGTGGGATTGAAGAATCCTAATCGACCAATTGCCAGCTTCATCTTTTCTGGTCCAACTGGTGTGGGAAAGTCTGAATTGGCCAAAGCATTGGCTGCATACTATTTTGGTTCTGAAGAAGCCATGATTAGGCTTGACATGAGTGAATTTATGGAAAGACACACAGTCTCCAAACTCATTGGTTCACCCCCTGGATATGTTGGTTACACTGAAGGTGGTCAACTGACTGAGGCAGTTCGCCGTCGACCCTACACTGTTGTACTATTTGATGAGATTGAGAAAGCACACCCTGATGTGTTCAACATGATGCTTCAGATTCTAGAAGATGGAAGATTAACAGACAGCAAGGGAAGAACTGTGGACTTCAAGAACACTCTTTTAATAATGACATCAAATGTTGGAAGCAGTGTGATTGAGAAAGGAGGACGTAAAATGGGATTTGACATCGATTATGACGAGAAGGATAGCAGTTACAATCGAATCAAGAGCTTGGTGACTGAAGAGCTGAAACAATACTTTAGGCCAGAATTCTTGAATAGGTTGGACGAAATGATTGTTTTCAGGCAACTTACAAAGCTGGAGGTAAAGGAGATAGCTGATATAATGTTGAAGGAGGTGTTTGAAAGACTGAAGGTCAAAGAGATTGATCTCTCAGTGACAGAAAGATTTAGGGAAAGGGTGGTTGAGGAAGGATATAATCCTAGTTATGGGGCTAGGCCTCTAAGAAGAGCCATCATGCGACTTTTGGAGGACAGTATGGCCGAGAAGATGCTTGCTAGAGAGATTAAAGAGGGTGACTCAGTTATAGTGGATGCTGATTCTGATGGTAATGTGATTGTGCTCAACGGGAGCAGTGGTGCCTCAGAGTCACTAGCAGAAGCTCTTCCTGTGTAACATTATTGCCTTTACTGTTAGcggttgtctttttttttttttttttttttttaaaaaaaagaaacatagtCATAGTTTGTTTTAGTTATCATTGGACAAAGCTTTTAATTGAATTCTGGTAGTCTAAATGTCTGTCGATTAACATTGGATAGCGCCGTTAgtgatcttttttatttatagaaagaaattttaaagttaatcaTTCAAGGTCTTACagcttaatttaaaataattgtatgacAACAAAGGATCAATTATCAAatgtatgttttttaattatgagaGTACAAATTCTCCCAATGGGATATGCTCGCTTCTGATTTATGAGCTGGTTAAGAACTTGTACGTCGTACCCTTTGGGAGATACTATAACCTGCTGATAATTGGCAGCGTATGGATTTACAGTTTCTATTGATCTATTATTGGATGAGATTGTCTGTGTGGGGCTGACTCTTCCTCCATGGCTAATCTTCAAAGCTTTCTCGATTTCCATAGTCATGGCTGTCTGCAATTCCATAGGACAGCCTTCTGTGATTTCAGCAGATGGAGCTCGAGTGAGCTACTGCTTAGCCCAGCATTCTTCCCACATATTGGGCGAACTTTCATCATTGTTATTCGCTGATGGCATTCCATCAAAACCTTTCCATATAGTTTCTGATCTAAGTCCAATAAGGTCTTTGCAAAACCGTCGTTGGGTTGTGCTCGACAGTGAACTCGCTTCAAAGCTTGCCATGCTTCTAATAAAGTATACTTCCTGCACCATAAGAATATCAGTTCAAAACATGTTGCAACTGTCACTCAAAGAACATTATGCTTGTAGGTGCCAAATTGGATTGTTTCATACCATTTAACCATAGAAGAGTAGCAGTCCACGCAAAAGAGAAAGCGAGGACAGTATCTTCGGCTTTTCCCCCTCAAAGTAGTGAACTAAAACTTTTTGACCTGTGTTTGTTTAACCTGATCTATCAAATCACATGCTTCTTTTATCAAATAACATTATCCACAATGCTAATCACTTGTGGATAATGTCATTATTGTGCTATTATGGTTGTGTATATTGTCATTTATACGGTAAAGATCAATTAGAAGTTTTTCGGTAAAATTTAGGATTTCAAACAGTGGGATAGAAGCAAACCAAAGATTAGTTTTAcgtaaaatgtaaaaaaaattcctaAAGTTGTTTAAGGAAATCAttggtaatttaaatttaatatacttaAACTCCATAGTATGATGacttgattttaagtttaatgactcagaagaaaaaaatatatataaagatttaatatctattttgacTTCGtcctatattttataaagatcgttcaagttatttttttttcttttagtgttaaaaaattaacatgtaaTATACACTTTAGTCAATAATAAATGACCTATCTAGTTATGTGGCAACTTATCAAATTGATGTGGCGTTTTCCTATCTTTTCGTTGAGTGTTTTACGAGAAGGGGAGACGAGTTCTGGTGGAAGATGCGACTTCCATCCTCGTGGTACTGTGAGCATTAGTGGCAATACGAAGGCTTTGTTCTTCAGCATCTCTACGGCGACAAGGGTCTCCGTTATGCATTTTCTTCTTGTAATTCACATGGGTTTAGCTGTGAAGAGGAAGAGGACGTACTTGGTGATTGCAACATTTTGAAGTTTCCTTTTTTCGTGTTTCAGATCTTACAAATTTTAGAGGTTTcatattaagattttaaattaggATTGATTTCGCGTTTTGGGATTATTTTCTAAGTTTGTGaattgagttttcttttcttggacTAATTTCGTGTTTTGGGATTTGGTGTTCTTGATCTTCCAATTTTGGGATTTTCTATTCTTGCTTTCTCAACTTTTGAATTCGGGATTTGTGGTTTGCATGTTGTTGAATTGGATTTTTGAGGTTTCTACTTTTGTTTCTTGATTAGAGCAATATTACTTACATCTTGCATGAACTCtaatccttttcttttatctaatcACTTCAACTTTTAACATTTCCACATAGATTGTCAAGTTAATTAACCATAGCATGTCACACAATCAATTGGACAAGTCCTTCACTTTTGGCTAGGGATAATTAGAACAAAGGatcaattatttatcaaatgtatattttttaattatgagaGTACAAATTCTCCCAATGGCATATGCTTGATTCTGAATTACGAGCTGGTTAAGAACTTGTACATCGTACCCTTTGGGAGATGCTCTAACCTGCTGATAATTGGCAGCGTAAGATCTATGGATTTACAGTTTCTATTGATCTATTATTGGATGAGATTGTCTTTGTGTGGGGCTGACACTCCCTCCACGGCTAATCTTCAAAGCTGTCAAAGCTTTCTCGATTTCCATAGTCATGGCACTATCTACACTTCCAGAGGACAGCTTTCTATGTGATTTCTGCAGATGGAGCTTGAGTGAGCTACTGCTTAGCCCAGCATTCTTCCCACATATTGGGCAAACTTTCATCATTGGTTTTCGCTGATGCCATTCCATCNAAACCTTTCCATNTAGTTTCTGATCTAAGTCCAATAAGGTCTTTGCAAAACCGTCGTTGGGTTGTGCTCGACAGTGAACTCGCTTCAAAGCTTGCCATGCTTCTAATAAAGTATACTTCCTGCACCATAANAATATCAGTTCAAAACATGTTTCAACTGTCACTCAAAGAACATTATGCTTGTAGGTGCCAAATTAGATTGTTTCATACCATTTAACCATAGAAGAGAAAGTGAGGAGAGTATCATTTTGCACTATTACAtgtataatttcaatttttacttacTTCCTGAGCATTAAGTATGCGAGGACCAATGTAACACTTCGGCTTTTCCCCTCAAAGCAGTGAACTAAGACTTTTTGACCTGTTTGTTCAACATGATCTATCAAATCACATGCTTCTTCAAATATGCCGCTGATGTTGTAATCATCACTATCACATACCTGCTCAaagaacaatgaacaaaataaatatcaatacatTCCTAAAAcgaacataaaattaaaagtaaattgtaatagaaaaaatattaagaaaatcacAAGAATTATAGTGCATCACATCATATTGGTGACAAATCATACTTCTAATCAAGAAAATTGAGACCTATTTCTTTAGAGCTAGGCTGACAGTTTTACTGTTTAGAAGGAGCTATCAGCCAAGGGAGATTAGAAGAAACTAAcaatttaaagagaaaaaaataaaagagaattccaaggcaAGATATACCCTATTGATTTCTCGACTCCATCATTTGTTGATCAGAAGGCTTCATTGTAAATTCACTTGATTAATCTTGTCTTAGATTgcatgaataataaattaaggGAAGTAGAGAAAGCATCAAGGACAAGCTCAACTatataagataaagaaaataataatttgacacCCTAAAAAACACCCacttaagttaaaaataaaatattaatattttgagttGTCAagtggagtttttttttttttttttttctgggtgtaaaaatatcatcatccataAAATAAATCTTAGCAAATGAGACATTAGAGTGAGTGAAGGTAAAAAATACAAGTAAATATCACTTACAGAGAAATTCTTATACTCAAATAGATCAGGATACTGAGTTTCTGACTGTCCAATTTCATTGGTacacaaacacaaaatattTGTGATTCCCAAGTATTGCAGTGTGTAAACAGATCTTGCAGCCAATGCTCCACCAATGAACAGACTACTTGTCACTGCTGAAGGTTTCTCAGTACTCGCAGCATCTGATATCAATGCAATTCTCTCGATAATATGCTCAAGTCGTATCTGAAAGTTAAAAGGGTAATGCATCATGAATGGAAATCCTTCAGAAATGAAAAGGAGTCTTCTATATTTCAGATTTGAAAGCAATAAAGTGAAGATAACCTTAAGTTCATATGCGTCAACAGCACAGTTATTATCACTACCCTCAAAAAATCCTGGATTGAAATTGTTATCCTGGCATAGTTTGATGGCATCGCTTTTAAGCATTTCATTCCATTGTTCCAATTCTCTACTGGATTCAGCATCAACCTGGAAAGCAtgaaacaatttcaaaaaagtgaaaaaataagaaacagaCATGTAAAACCCTGTTTTATATGGTAAAGAAACAGCAAATTACGTTGCTTTTAGTCTTATATTCCTATTTGCCAGTCAACCTTGAGACCCTGGATTACTTTAGTATGAGATCAGCACATGCAGAGAGAGGGAATGGAGTTGTTGGCATGATTTGAAAACCCACATTTTGGTCGCAAACAACAATCTGTGCAATATCTACTCTCTCGCTCATGGAAGCAATAAGAGCACATTGTCTTGAGAATTATAAGCATTGTCCAGATTGGTCACTTTTATGTACAGACATATACTAAAGTCCTATAGTTTTGCATTTTAAAGCAATATGCCACTGGCTGATTGTTTATGAACTATCCAATATGTAAATAGAAAAATTGCACAGAACAATTTTTCTTACTCGAAAAGCTGCATTGAAATCAAGTGACTAGGAGACAAACCTTGGCAAATTTATGGAAGTCACGGAGCTTAGTAGTCAAACGGAGACTACGCAGTGGTTCCCCATTTCCTCTATAGAACTTTCCATGGCAAGATTCTCTGGGGGTAGGAGTAAAGTCAGTGCAATCTCTGTTGCCTGAAGGTGATGCCTTTGAAGCAGTTCTCTGTGGTTCTGAATCAATCAAATCATGATGGTTATCATTACCAAGCCTCTCCTTAGATGATGGCGAGTAAAAATGCCCACCAACTGCTAGTGAAGGTGAGTCAGGAACTACAGCATCTTCTTTGTCAAATTCTCCCAAAGATATTTTGCTCATAATGTTCATAAATGATCGTAACAAGGTATCAAGTCTTTGGTGAAGTGTGAGTAGGAAAATGTGAAATCCCTGCAGATCCCTGAGAGCAGCGCGGAAACCAGCGCGGAAGGCATGAACTACAGACATTACGTCGTTCGCATATATATCAGTTTTGTCCATGTCTTCTGATGGAGGAGGACATCCTAATTTCCCTCCAGTTACATCATATATCAGGTTTGAGGCAAATTCAGAACTGTTGAGTAACAACTCAATCAACTTAGGGTAATTAACCTGATCATTTGCACGTTTTCCAGCTGGGGGTCGCCGAGGAACACCAGAATCAATGGCTATTATGTTAATGTCGGGAGACAGTGATTCTTCAGATGTTTGACTTATATGGTTGATGTCAAGAGATATTGGAGATTCTGAGATATCTGAAAGATCAGGGGAATGTGATATCAAACCAGGATCGTGAGAATCGAGTCTGCAATCTACTGAAGTTGACCTTCTTTCTTTCTGAAAAGCCCATATCATCTTTGGTCTATATCGGTCAATTGCAGAATCAACAGCGGCTTCTAGCACATCTATATTTGCACAGATAGTCTTTCCAGCCAACAACAAATTCGCTGGATTCCCACGCCATCTAAGCTCACGGCAAGGCAACCTATCTTCATTTCTGATGACTAGGTCCAGCATCAGCACCCTGCCAAGAGCTTCTGATGTTCTTTCTGCTGATTCCTTTGACTTGAATGCAGTAGAGCTTTCAAGCAAGGGTGAACCGTGTACATAACTGCAAGAACATGCTCAATATTCagaaataataatcaaaattta
This genomic stretch from Vigna radiata var. radiata cultivar VC1973A chromosome 7, Vradiata_ver6, whole genome shotgun sequence harbors:
- the LOC106768461 gene encoding chaperone protein ClpC, chloroplastic gives rise to the protein MARVLAQSIGMPGLLSGQRHGQHKASGKSRRSVKMMSNLRMPASRMSSFSGLRTLNTLDLLSRPRQNFPSKMLTSTSSRRERAKRCVPKAMFERFTEKAIKVIMLAQEEARRLGHNFVGTEQLLLGLIGEGTGIAAKVLKSMGMNLKDTRVEVEKIIGRGSGFVAVEIPFTPRAKRVLELSLEEARQLGHNYIGSEHLLLGLLREGEGVAARVLENLGADPNNIRAQVIRMVGEGADSVGATVGPGSGNSNKMPTLEEYGTNLTKLAEEGKLDPVVGRQQQIERVTQILGRRTKNNPCLIGEPGVGKTAIAEGLAQRIANGDVPETIEGKKVITLDMGLLVAGTKYRGEFEERLKKLMEEIKQSDEIILFIDEVHTLIGAGAAEGAIDAANILKPALARGELQCIGATTLDEYRKHIEKDPALERRFQPVKVPEPTVDETIQILKGLRERYEIHHKLQYTDDALVAAAQLSHQYISDRFLPDKAIDLIDEAGSRVRLQHAQLPEEARELDKEVRQIVKDKEEAVRNQDFEKAGELRDKEMDLKTQISSLIEKGKEMSKAESEAGDGGPMVTEVDIQHIVSSWTGIPVEKVSTDESDRLLKMEETLHTRVIGQDEAVKAISRAIRRARVGLKNPNRPIASFIFSGPTGVGKSELAKALAAYYFGSEEAMIRLDMSEFMERHTVSKLIGSPPGYVGYTEGGQLTEAVRRRPYTVVLFDEIEKAHPDVFNMMLQILEDGRLTDSKGRTVDFKNTLLIMTSNVGSSVIEKGGRKMGFDIDYDEKDSSYNRIKSLVTEELKQYFRPEFLNRLDEMIVFRQLTKLEVKEIADIMLKEVFERLKVKEIDLSVTERFRERVVEEGYNPSYGARPLRRAIMRLLEDSMAEKMLAREIKEGDSVIVDADSDGNVIVLNGSSGASESLAEALPV